The Rhodobacter sp. 24-YEA-8 genome window below encodes:
- a CDS encoding acetate--CoA ligase family protein, with protein sequence MTSSNRSMARLLRPGSVAIVGASNRSGSFSYNLLNSLRSNGYQGQLLPINPRYTEIDGIPCYPSFADLPVRPDCALYAVGDRNLIPMVEQAAQARVGGGVIFGRVQGHDDQGRNIQSSISEIGRRADMAICGGNCMGYLNLRDGLQVAGMPFAGLTASSGISLISHSGSSWAALVGNRRGLGFDFAISAGQELVTNLGHYIDFLLDQSGTRAIVCIIEAVRDPERFLAAVNRADRMGVPIIALKLGRSERGKQFAVSHSGAMSGSAAVYDAVFAAQNIIQVRTLDELLDTVELFAAVPRPKVPGVAIGTDSGGERQLIVDLASEIGVSLPALSAATGAKIEALLDPGMEAANPLDYWGDGGDVMAPCLSLLAEDPAVGMVVMASNMPPGRPFVAQCAQAIIEVRQQTDKPLALMGNSATTMASEGIAQVRAAGIPVLMGTDSALKAVRHFTTYRAGTAMAPAKPEAADIARVSAWRARVTPTAEGNLSSADGFDLLGEFGIATAPFARITAAEGLEQFTGTAGFPMVLKLDDPAIPHKSEAGGVILGIRSTEQALESHALLKSRHPGAALIAQAQMSGFELILGMTTDADFGPVVTMGLGGIYAEIFRESVVLPLPIGRSDAEAALRSLKFFPILEGARGKAAADLEALFGTVEAFGRLAAAAAGIISEIEINPLLIGPEGAGAVDCLTTISGLASHAQ encoded by the coding sequence ATGACCAGTTCAAATCGATCTATGGCCCGATTGCTGCGGCCGGGATCGGTCGCAATCGTCGGCGCCTCGAACCGCAGCGGCAGCTTCTCATATAATCTGCTGAACAGCCTGCGCAGCAATGGCTACCAGGGCCAGCTTCTGCCCATCAATCCGCGATACACCGAGATCGACGGCATCCCGTGCTATCCGTCATTTGCCGATCTGCCGGTGAGACCCGATTGCGCGCTTTATGCCGTCGGGGATCGCAATCTCATCCCGATGGTCGAGCAGGCGGCCCAGGCCAGGGTTGGCGGCGGGGTGATCTTTGGCCGCGTGCAGGGCCATGACGATCAAGGCCGCAACATCCAGTCCAGCATTTCAGAAATTGGCCGCAGGGCGGATATGGCCATCTGCGGCGGCAATTGCATGGGCTATCTGAACCTGCGCGACGGGCTGCAGGTCGCGGGAATGCCCTTTGCCGGCCTGACCGCCAGCAGCGGCATCTCGCTGATTTCGCACAGCGGATCAAGCTGGGCGGCGCTGGTCGGCAATCGCCGGGGCCTTGGGTTTGATTTTGCAATCTCGGCGGGGCAGGAGCTTGTCACCAATCTGGGCCATTACATCGACTTCCTGCTGGATCAATCGGGCACGCGCGCCATCGTCTGCATCATCGAGGCGGTGCGTGATCCCGAACGCTTCCTCGCCGCCGTCAATCGTGCCGATCGCATGGGGGTGCCGATCATCGCGCTTAAACTGGGCCGCAGCGAACGCGGCAAGCAGTTTGCGGTCTCGCACAGCGGTGCGATGTCCGGGTCGGCTGCAGTCTATGATGCCGTATTCGCGGCGCAGAACATCATTCAGGTCCGCACCCTGGACGAGCTGCTCGATACGGTCGAACTCTTTGCTGCGGTGCCACGGCCGAAGGTCCCGGGCGTGGCCATCGGGACCGATTCCGGCGGGGAACGTCAGCTGATCGTGGATCTTGCCTCAGAGATAGGGGTGTCGCTGCCGGCGCTTTCTGCCGCAACAGGTGCGAAGATCGAAGCGCTGCTGGATCCGGGCATGGAAGCGGCAAATCCGCTGGATTACTGGGGCGATGGTGGCGATGTCATGGCGCCCTGCCTCTCGCTTCTGGCCGAGGATCCTGCGGTGGGAATGGTGGTCATGGCCTCCAATATGCCGCCAGGGCGGCCCTTTGTGGCGCAATGCGCGCAGGCGATCATCGAGGTGCGCCAGCAAACTGATAAGCCGCTGGCGCTGATGGGCAACAGCGCGACCACCATGGCGAGCGAGGGTATAGCGCAGGTGCGCGCGGCGGGCATTCCGGTGCTGATGGGCACCGACAGCGCGCTGAAGGCAGTCCGCCATTTTACAACCTATCGCGCCGGCACGGCGATGGCGCCGGCGAAGCCCGAGGCCGCAGATATCGCGCGGGTCAGCGCCTGGCGCGCCCGGGTGACCCCGACGGCGGAGGGCAATCTGAGCAGTGCTGATGGCTTCGACCTGCTGGGAGAATTCGGCATTGCGACCGCGCCTTTCGCCCGGATAACGGCTGCCGAAGGGCTGGAGCAGTTTACCGGCACCGCCGGCTTCCCCATGGTGCTGAAGCTTGATGATCCGGCGATCCCGCATAAATCCGAAGCGGGCGGCGTTATCCTCGGCATCAGATCCACCGAACAGGCTCTTGAAAGCCACGCCCTTCTGAAAAGCCGCCACCCGGGCGCCGCCCTGATCGCGCAGGCTCAGATGTCAGGCTTCGAGCTTATTCTCGGGATGACCACCGATGCCGATTTCGGGCCTGTGGTGACCATGGGCCTGGGCGGGATCTACGCCGAGATCTTCCGCGAGTCCGTGGTCCTACCGCTGCCGATCGGGCGCAGTGACGCCGAAGCCGCGCTTCGTTCGCTGAAGTTCTTCCCGATCCTCGAGGGTGCGCGCGGTAAAGCTGCGGCCGACCTTGAGGCGCTCTTTGGCACGGTTGAGGCCTTTGGCCGGCTGGCGGCTGCCGCAGCCGGGATCATTTCTGAAATCGAAATCAATCCGCTGCTGATCGGCCCCGAGGGTGCCGGCGCGGTCGACTGCCTTACCACAATCTCGGGATTAGCCTCACATGCACAGTGA
- a CDS encoding enoyl-CoA hydratase/isomerase family protein, translating to MHSDYTTIRISAADGIGHIMLDRPRALNAFNAALMAEVTTALRAFETDRSVRAVVLSGEGRAFSAGFDLKEAALNNYTTAAEWRGAIEADFDFIMQFWECRKPTIAAVHGFCVGGGLELAMACDLVIAGEDALFGQPEVRFGSGIVAMLVPWMVGPKLAKDILLSGNDRIPASRAAEIGLITEKVAAGSHLERAMEKAREIAQAAPLSVELTKRAINRGFDIRGMRSALLAAAETEVLIEASAGEERREFNRIRGEEGLKEAIAWRDARYR from the coding sequence ATGCACAGTGATTACACCACCATCCGAATCAGCGCCGCCGATGGCATCGGCCATATCATGCTGGACCGGCCAAGGGCGCTGAATGCCTTCAATGCCGCGCTGATGGCCGAGGTCACCACTGCGCTGCGGGCCTTCGAGACCGACCGTTCGGTGCGTGCCGTGGTGCTCTCGGGTGAGGGCCGCGCCTTCTCAGCCGGGTTCGACCTGAAGGAGGCGGCTCTTAACAATTACACAACCGCCGCGGAATGGCGCGGCGCAATCGAGGCCGATTTTGATTTTATCATGCAGTTCTGGGAGTGCCGCAAACCGACCATCGCGGCGGTGCATGGCTTTTGCGTCGGGGGCGGGCTTGAGCTGGCGATGGCCTGCGATCTGGTCATTGCAGGCGAGGATGCGCTTTTCGGTCAGCCCGAAGTGCGCTTTGGTTCGGGGATCGTCGCGATGCTGGTGCCCTGGATGGTGGGGCCGAAACTGGCCAAGGATATTCTGCTGTCCGGAAATGACCGCATCCCTGCCTCGCGTGCCGCGGAAATCGGGCTGATTACCGAGAAGGTTGCGGCCGGCTCGCATCTTGAGCGTGCGATGGAAAAGGCGCGCGAGATCGCCCAGGCCGCGCCGCTTTCGGTAGAGCTGACAAAACGCGCCATCAATCGCGGCTTTGACATCCGGGGGATGCGCAGCGCGCTGCTGGCTGCGGCGGAAACCGAGGTTCTGATCGAGGCCAGCGCGGGTGAGGAGCGCCGCGAGTTCAACCGCATTCGCGGCGAAGAGGGTCTGAAAGAGGCCATCGCCTGGCGTGACGCGCGTTACCGCTGA
- a CDS encoding MDR family oxidoreductase: MSFQAVVIRKDDQGYRAEIEAMDESHLPPGEVLVEIAHSNLNYKDGLAITGKGPVVRSFPMVAGIDFAGTVLESSSELWQPGDKVILNGWGVGEGHWGGLAQRARVKADWLIPQPEALTSWQAMAIGTAGYTAMLCVQALEAHGVAPGGEVLVTGATGGVGSVAVSLLARRGYQVAALTGKLSETEYLKELGAHEIIDRASMAAPGKPLARERWAGVIDAVGGATLANACAATRYGGIVAACGMAQSLDFPASVAPFILRGITLAGIDSVNCPRPRRLAAWAQLAKEIDLTHLEMIVEEIGLAGVIPAASELIEGKRRGRIVVDVNR, translated from the coding sequence ATGAGTTTTCAGGCAGTTGTGATCCGCAAGGACGATCAGGGATATCGCGCCGAGATTGAGGCGATGGACGAAAGCCACCTGCCTCCGGGCGAGGTGCTGGTTGAGATCGCGCATTCCAACCTGAACTATAAGGACGGGCTGGCCATTACCGGTAAGGGGCCGGTGGTACGCAGCTTCCCGATGGTTGCGGGTATCGACTTTGCCGGCACCGTGCTGGAAAGCAGCTCAGAACTCTGGCAGCCCGGTGACAAGGTGATCCTGAATGGCTGGGGGGTGGGCGAAGGCCACTGGGGCGGCCTTGCACAACGCGCGCGCGTCAAGGCGGACTGGCTGATCCCGCAACCCGAGGCCCTGACCAGTTGGCAGGCCATGGCCATCGGCACCGCCGGCTATACGGCAATGCTCTGCGTCCAGGCGCTGGAGGCTCATGGCGTGGCACCGGGCGGCGAAGTCCTTGTGACCGGTGCCACCGGAGGAGTAGGCTCGGTCGCCGTCAGCCTGCTGGCGCGTCGCGGCTATCAGGTGGCGGCATTGACCGGCAAACTGTCTGAGACCGAATACCTGAAAGAACTCGGTGCGCATGAGATCATTGACCGGGCAAGCATGGCTGCGCCCGGCAAACCTCTGGCCCGCGAACGCTGGGCCGGCGTGATTGATGCGGTGGGTGGGGCGACCCTCGCCAATGCCTGCGCCGCCACCCGTTACGGCGGTATTGTTGCCGCCTGCGGCATGGCGCAAAGCCTGGATTTCCCGGCCAGCGTCGCGCCCTTCATCCTGCGCGGCATCACCCTGGCCGGCATCGACAGCGTAAACTGCCCCAGGCCGCGGCGTCTGGCGGCCTGGGCGCAGCTGGCGAAAGAAATCGACCTCACCCATCTGGAGATGATCGTTGAGGAAATCGGCCTTGCCGGGGTAATTCCGGCCGCCTCAGAGCTGATCGAGGGCAAGCGCCGTGGCAGGATCGTGGTTGACGTCAACCGCTGA